A genomic segment from Perca flavescens isolate YP-PL-M2 chromosome 13, PFLA_1.0, whole genome shotgun sequence encodes:
- the LOC114566417 gene encoding A disintegrin and metalloproteinase with thrombospondin motifs 15: protein MFIRTTFLLYFVVSLSKLVRCMESELCFPIRLDNHNQDRRDFDNDADILNGKCVLKIRAFQQELEIDLHQDSNFIAPSISNHGAFWLSNTDVTTDLSRCFYSGYVNTDPLSYAALSLCKGLQGAFGFQGWEYFIRPVQNDTTSAEGAHIIRRRISNNLKLNSTSRCAVNSDINLQVAQSLEKYKRLIDYNNVTETMLKRMGRTKRFASIPRYVETLVVADESMAQFHGDDLKHYLLTLMSVAARLYRHPSILNSISIVVVKIVIISEEDKGPKVSGNAAMTLRNFCTWQKKMNKNNDKQPDYWDTAILFTRQDLCGASTCDTLGMADVGTMCDPKRSCSVIEDDGLPSAFTTAHELGHVFNMPHDNVRACEDVFGKLQDNHMMSPTLIQINRTNPWSPCSAAIITEFLDSGHGECLLDQPQKPLVLPDVLPGTSYVLNRQCELAFGEGSKPCPFMQPPCGRLWCTGKSNGHLVCMTRHFPWADGTHCGDNRVCDRGVCSDKHVQNVKVDGRWGKWGPFGSCSRTCGGGVQLSKRECNNPVPSNGGKYCQGVRVKYRSCNLNHCPDTGNTYREEQCATSGRSFNSNRIDPSVVWVPKYSGVSTDDRCKLICRANGTGYFYVLAPKVVDGTPCSPDSTGVCVQGKCIKAGCDGKIGSTKKFDKCGICGGDSKGCKKVSGLFTKPEHGYNFVVMLPVGAANIDIRQRGYKGMRNDDNYLAVKNSKGHYLLNGNYVVSAGERDIIVKRSLLRYSGTAGLSETLQAMKPLGESLTVEVLCAGQMTPPRIRYSFYLARQTKEDKTLKKEGRVNSHNSVLAEDSVKEKGGDALKKSYSKEDPALGKWISTGWDKCSVTCGSGIQRRMVQCLRPDGKPGLDCDPSQRPSATRVCGDPCPEWHIGQWSPCSRTCGKGFKRRPLHCKTQTGHLLPRDHCTGLRKPQELDFCNLRPC from the exons ATGTTTATCAGAACAACTTTTCTCCTCTACTTTGTGGTCTCACTCTCAAAACTTGTCCGTTGCATGGAAAGTGAACTTTGCTTTCCTATTAGATTGGATAACCACAACCAAGACAGGAGGGATTTTGACAACGACGCGGATATCCTTAATGGAAAATGTGTCCTAAAAATACGAGCTTTCCAGCAGGAGTTAGAGATCGATTTACACCAGGACTCGAACTTCATTGCCCCTTCCATTTCTAACCATGGCGCATTTTGGCTCTCCAACACCGATGTCACCACTGACCTGAGCCGGTGTTTTTACTCCGGATATGTGAATACTGACCCACTTTCTTATGCTGCTTTGAGCCTCTGTAAGGGTTTACAAGGTGCTTTTGGCTTCCAAGGCTGGGAATATTTTATCAGACCGGTGCAAAATGACACCACAAGCGCAGAAGGTGCGCACATCATCCGGCGCAGAATCAGCAACAACCTGAAGCTCAATTCAACCTCTAGGTGCGCAGTGAACAGCGACATAAATCTACAGGTTGCGCAATCGTTGGAGAAATACAAGCGACTAATAGATTACAACAATGTGACCGAAACGATGCTGAAGAGGATGGGGAGAACCAAAAGGTTCGCTTCAATCCCCAGGTACGTTGAGACGCTCGTGGTGGCAGACGAGTCCATGGCGCAGTTCCATGGAGATGACCTAAAACACTACCTCTTGACACTGATGTCAGTGGCAGCGAGGCTCTACAGACACCCCAGTATTCTTAACTCTATCAGCATCGTAGTGGTGAAGATCGTGATTATATCCGAAGAGGACAAAGGACCCAAGGTGTCCGGGAACGCAGCCATGACGCTGCGAAACTTTTGCACTTGGCAAAAAAAGATGAACAAAAACAACGACAAGCAGCCAGACTACTGGGACACAGCAATCCTTTTCACAAGACAG GACCTGTGTGGAGCCTCCACCTGTGACACTCTTGGGATGGCGGATGTGGGCACCATGTGCGACCCCAAGAGGAGCTGCTCTGTGATCGAAGACGACGGCCTACCTTCGGCCTTCACCACTGCTCACGAGCTTG GACACGTGTTCAACATGCCACACGACAATGTGAGGGCCTGTGAGGACGTGTTTGGGAAGCTGCAAGACAACCACATGATGTCTCCCACTCTCATTCAGATCAACCGCACCAACCCCTGGTCCCCCTGCAGTGCTGCTATCATCACTGAATTCCTGGACAGTGGGCACG GTGAATGTTTGCTTGACCAACCACAGAAACCATTGGTCCTCCCTGACGTGTTGCCGGGAACATCTTACGTCCTCAACCGTCAGTGTGAGCTTGCGTTTGGAGAAGGCTCCAAGCCCTGTCCCTTTATGCAACCACCATGCGGCCGTCTGTGGTGCACAGGAAAATCCAATGGCCATTTGGTGTGTATGACTCGGCATTTCCCCTGGGCAGATGGTACCCACTGTGGGGACAATCGGGTTTGCGACCGAGGGGTCTGCTCTGACAAACATGTTCAAAATGTGAAG GTGGACGGCCGCTGGGGGAAGTGGGGCCCGTTTGGTTCCTGCTCACGCACGTGCGGAGGTGGTGTCCAGCTGTCTAAAAGAGAGTGTAACAACCCAGTTCCATCAAATGGGGGTAAATACTGCCAAGGAGTTCGGGTCAAATACCGCTCCTGTAACCTGAACCACTGCCCTGACACAG GTAATACTTATCGTGAGGAGCAGTGTGCGACCAGTGGCCGCAGTTTCAACAGTAACCGCATCGACCCCTCTGTGGTGTGGGTACCCAAGTACTCTGGAGTGTCCACCGATGACAGGTGTAAACTCATCTGCAGGGCTAATGGTACTGGCTACTTCTATGTCCTGGCGCCCAAG GTTGTGGATGGGACTCCATGTTCCCCAGACTCCACAGGAGTGTGTGTCCAGGGGAAGTGCATTAAGGCTGGCTGTGATGGAAAAATTGGCTCCACCAAGAAGTTTGATAAGTGTGGAATCTGCGGAGGTGATAGCAAGGGCTGCAAAAAGGTGTCGGGACTCTTCACAAAGCCTGA GCACGGCTACAACTTTGTGGTCATGTTACCAGTGGGTGCAGCCAACATTGACATCCGTCAGCGAGGGTACAAGGGAATGAGGAATGATGACAACTATCTGGCGGTTAAAAACAGCAAGGGCCACTACCTGCTCAATGGGAACTACGTAGTGTCAGCTGGAGAGAGGGACATCATCGTAAAGAGAAGCCTGCTGCGCTACAGCGGCACAGCCGGCCTTTCCGAGACCCTGCAGGCCATGAAGCCCTTGGGAGAATCCCTGACTGTTGAGGTGCTGTGTGCAGGCCAGATGACGCCGCCTCGCATCCGCTACTCCTTCTACCTCGCCCGTCAGACCAAGGAGGACAAGACTCTGAAGAAGGAGGGGCGTGTAAACTCCCATAATAGTGTCCTGGCTGAGGATAGTGTCAAGGAGAAGGGGGGAGACGCCCTGAAGAAGTCTTATAGCAAGGAGGATCCCGCTCTTGGGAAATGGATATCCACAGGTTGGGACAAGTGCTCAGTGACCTGTGGCAGTGGGATCCAGAGGAGGATGGTGCAGTGTCTGAGACCAGATGGAAAGCCAGGGTTGGACTGTGATCCTTCACAAAGACCCTCAGCCACCAGAGTTTGTGGAGACCCTTGTCCTGAGTGGCATATTGGGCAGTGGTCCCCTTGCTCCAGAACCTGTGGGAAGGGTTTCAAGAGACGACCGTTGCACTGCAAAACCCAAACTGGGCATCTGCTCCCAAGGGACCACTGCACTGGCTTACGCAAGCCACAGGAGCTGGACTTCTGTAACCTAAGGCCATGCTAG
- the stk36 gene encoding serine/threonine-protein kinase 36 isoform X1 yields the protein MNSYHVLELVGEGSFGRVYKGRKRFTGQVVALKFMPKVGRSEKELRSLKREIEIMRGLQHPNIVQLFDSFETDTEVVVVTEYAEGQLFQIIEDDGNLPESQVQEIACQLVSALYYLHSHRILHRDMKPQNILLGKSGVVKLCDFGFARAMSVSTLVLTSIKGTPLYMSPELVEEKPYDHTADLWSLGCILYELHTGAPPFYTNSIFHLVQLIVRDPVKWPDTMSNTCTSFLKGLLTKDPQKRLSWPDLLHHPFVADGVLVVSDTCVYSPLTVTPSPDMMALKLQQVAAKTVQTPGESRLLRKVREQTDNGNRVKTVGSDNGKKKKDGVGNERAKSGMAAASPRAKPPSSDVSVTSVHSVMTAANQSLNPKNQAFVRSKHRGQISRDYEQEFPSVEVGPRLVQRCNEDSQTALHVEDFDSEDYWEKLAQESDPSSQQRELLNYSAIIPQLKFKILAFKAQRTGGVVEEVWRIHLPLKVLRNLVLSSDLEKSYHIGHELGLPHVLFDLVHDAVENSNFIEQPWSVPALGEMIVVLMIYWEKHRDWVEEEHRLEEFTKPFITILSQPNFIPLAPLAASVLSLLTKHDVHVKVDMDNLTTLLKNLLLDSNEPQLSLPSGLGLWDGLLSLLLHTLSEHENDSGSSSLDPVMFLDLWKTIGTSLARTTPGTDFCSANGLHSFLSIALVVFTKDPYSCTPLLSERESKCVYTLVHLLATDCLHFCDEGNPGRLEVDLSHDSLSVLSCHLLCFPFALDLHSHTMSTILQLYDSCGIIASLLQVIQTLPPPLLELPLSLLSRLLLCDPERSVSRLGKAAGGFFAPPKNCQLTASKHQTLPSRTASSLLSDLLQLDVLWDSAVELLTLLSQVARCSPWPARLQLHLEESALHQALAHSNDQVRAATCRLLGNLYPFRPPTLHTLQPDIFKSMIDCLDDSCMAVRRMACRAVGNWLGYIAAGAGFKMGRFNGKGSDTTGQDKGKEQNKHTCSQSDGAGDFASIVEQGVDDKEWRRWIEEARRTAAMLAPLITDPDALTRQHCCAALGNLVNVDGAVSLVLKEDMSSLLLRAACMDSHNAVRQAAIATLCLYSEQDAIRQVLRSLDASKKLLQASQHAPPQCDYGQLISQL from the exons ATGAACTCTTATCACGTTTTGGAGCTGGTTGGAGAGGGCTCCTTTGGTCGAGTTTACAAGGGAAGGAAAAGATTTACTGGCCAA GTGGTGGCTCTAAAGTTCATGCCAAAGGTGGGTCGTTCTGAAAAGGAGCTACGGAGTCTCAAAAGGGAGATTGAGATTATGAGGGGTCTTCAACATCCAAATATTGTCCAACTCTTTGACAGCTTTGAGACTGACACTGAG GTTGTGGTTGTAACTGAGTATGCAGAGGGTCAGTTGTTCCAGAttattgaggatgatgggaattTACCAGAGAGCCAG GTCCAAGAGATCGCCTGCCAGCTGGTCTCAGCTCTGTATTATTTACACTCCCATCGCATTCTTCACCGTGACATGAAACCACAAAATATTCTATTGGGAAAAAGTGGGGTGGTTAAACTGTGTGACTTTGG GTTTGCTCGGGCCATGAGCGTCTCCACCTTGGTGCTGACTTCTATCAAGGGAACACCACTGTACATGTCTCCTGAGCTGGTGGAGGAGAAGCCGTATGACCACACTGCTGATCTCTGGTCTCTGGGCTGCATCCTTTATGAACTCCACACGGGGGCCCCTCCGTTCTACACTAACTCCATCTTCCACCTGGTGCAGCTTATAGTGAGAGACCCAGTCAAATGGCCAGACACTATGAGCAACACCTGCACG AGTTTCCTAAAGGGTTTGTTGACCAAAGACCCTCAGAAGCGGTTGTCATGGCCTGACCTCCTGCACCATCCCTTTGTTGCTGATGGTGTTTTAG TGGTGTCAGACACATGCGTTTACAGCCCTCTGACAGTCACACCCAGCCCAGACATGATGGCACTGAAACTTCAGCAAGTGGCGGCAAAGACGGTACAGACTCCTGGAGAGAGCAGATTATTGCGAAAAGTCAGGGAACAGACGGACAACggtaacagagtgaaaacagtAGGCAGCGACAATGGGAAA AAAAAGAAGGATGGAGTGGGAAATGAAAGGGCCAAGTCTGGGATGGCAGCAGCATCCCCTAGAGCCAAGCCCCCCTCCAGTGATGTCTCGGTTACCTCCGTTCACTCGGTCATGACAGCTGCCAATCAAAGCCTCAACCCAAAGAATCAAGCCTTTGTGAGATCAAAGCACAG GGGTCAGATCAGCAGGGACTATGAACAGGAATTCCCCTCTGTAGAGGTTGGGCCGCGACTAGTGCAGAGATGCAATGAGGACAGTCAGACAGCACTGCACGTGGAG GATTTTGACAGTGAGGATTACTGGGAGAAACTGGCCCAAGAATCTGATCCAAGCAGCCAGCAGAGAGAACTATTAAACTACAGTGCCATTATACCTCAACTTAAATTTAAGATTCTGGCATTTAAAGCTCAG CGAACAGGTGGCGTTGTTGAAGAAGTGTGGCGAATTCACCTACCTCTGAAGGTCTTACGCAACCTGGTTCTGTCCTCTGACCTCGAGAAGTCGTACCACATTGGTCATGAACTTGGGCTACCCCATGTCCTCTTTGACCTAGTCCATGATGCTGTAGAAAACTCAAACTTCATCGAG CAACCATGGAGTGTGCCAGCACTTGGAGAAATGATCGTTGTGCTCATGATCTACTGGGAGAAGCACCGTGACTGGGTGGAAGAAGAGCATAG ACTGGAAGAGTTCACCAAGCCTTTTATCACAATTCTCAGTCAACCCAACTTCATTCCTTTGGCA CCTCTGGCAGCCTCAGTTTTGTCTCTGTTGACAAAACACGATGTTCATGTCAAAGTTGATATGGACAATTTAACCACCTTGCTGAAAAACCTGCTTTTGGACTCAAATGAG CCCCAGCTGTCTCTTCCTTCTGGCCTTGGACTCTGGGATGGCCTCCTTTCTTTACTCCTGCACACGCTCTCTGAG caTGAAAATGACTCTGGATCTTCAAGTTTAGATCCAGTCATGTTTCTGGATCTATGGAAAACAATTGGCACTTCGCTAGCAAGGACAACACCAGGCACGGACTTCTGTTCAGCAAAtg GGCTGCATTCCTTTCTGTCTATTGCGCTGGTTGTCTTCACCAAGGATCCATACTCATGCACTCCTCTGTTGTCTGAGCGTGAATCAAAATGTGTATACACTCTTGTTCACCTGCTGGCCACTGACTG TCTTCATTTCTGTGATGAAGGCAATCCTGGGAGACTTGAGGTGGATCTGAGTCACGACAGCCTGTCTGTGTTAAGCTGCCACCTGTTGTGCTTTCCATTTGCTCTGGACCTGCATTCCCACACCATGTCCACGATTTTACAGTTGTATGACAGTTGTGGTATTATTGCAAGCCTCCTGCAG GTAATTCAAACTCTTCCTCCTCCGCTATTAGAGCTGCCTCTTTCCCTGCTCAGCCGTTTGCTCCTGTGTGACCCCGAGCGCTCTGTTTCTCGCCTCGGAAAAGCTGCTGGTGGTTTTTTTGCGCCACCCAAAAACTGCCAGCTCACTGCCTCCAAACACCAGACTCTGCCAAGTAGAACTGCCAGCTCTCTGCTCTCTGACTTGCTGCAGCTGGATGTGCTGTGGGATTCTGCCGTGGAGCTCTTAACTCTGTTGTCCCAAGTAGCGCGTTGTTCCCCTTGGCCCGCCCGACTTCAGCTTCACCTAGAAGAATCAGCGCTGCACCAGGCGCTGGCTCACTCTAATGACCAGGTCAGGGCTGCCACATGCAGACTTTTGGGAAATTTGTATCCATTCAGGCCTCCCACACTGCACACCCTGCAACctgacattttcaaaagcatgATAGACTGTCTTGATGATTCCTGCATGGCAGTCCGGCGGATGGCTTGTAGGGCAGTCGGGAACTGGTTGGGATATATTGCGGCAGGGGCAGGTTTTAAAATGGGTAGGTTCAATGGCAAGGGCAGTGACACTACAGGGCAGGACAAAGGGAAGgaacaaaataaacacacatgttCACAAAGTGATGGTGCAGGAGATTTTGCCTCTATAGTAGAACAGGGAGTGGACGATAAGGAGTGGCGCAGGTGGATAGAGGAAGCCAGGAGGACGGCGGCCATGCTGGCGCCTCTGATCACTGACCCTGATGCCCTAACACGTCAGCACTGTTGTGCAGCCCTGGGAAACCTAGTAAATGTTGATGGCGCTGTGTCCTTGGTGTTGAAGGAAGACATGTCCAGCTTACTTCTGAGAGCCGCATGCATGGATTCCCATAATGCAGTGAGGCAAGCTGCCATAGCAACCCTGTGCCTGTACAGCGAGCAGGACGCAATACGTCAG GTCCTGAGATCCCTCGATGCCAGCAAGAAACTTCTTCAGGCTTCACAACATGCACCTCCACAATGTGACTATGGTCAGCTCATCAGCCAGCTGTAA
- the stk36 gene encoding serine/threonine-protein kinase 36 isoform X2 — translation MNSYHVLELVGEGSFGRVYKGRKRFTGQVVALKFMPKVGRSEKELRSLKREIEIMRGLQHPNIVQLFDSFETDTEVVVVTEYAEGQLFQIIEDDGNLPESQVQEIACQLVSALYYLHSHRILHRDMKPQNILLGKSGVVKLCDFGFARAMSVSTLVLTSIKGTPLYMSPELVEEKPYDHTADLWSLGCILYELHTGAPPFYTNSIFHLVQLIVRDPVKWPDTMSNTCTSFLKGLLTKDPQKRLSWPDLLHHPFVADVVSDTCVYSPLTVTPSPDMMALKLQQVAAKTVQTPGESRLLRKVREQTDNGNRVKTVGSDNGKKKKDGVGNERAKSGMAAASPRAKPPSSDVSVTSVHSVMTAANQSLNPKNQAFVRSKHRGQISRDYEQEFPSVEVGPRLVQRCNEDSQTALHVEDFDSEDYWEKLAQESDPSSQQRELLNYSAIIPQLKFKILAFKAQRTGGVVEEVWRIHLPLKVLRNLVLSSDLEKSYHIGHELGLPHVLFDLVHDAVENSNFIEQPWSVPALGEMIVVLMIYWEKHRDWVEEEHRLEEFTKPFITILSQPNFIPLAPLAASVLSLLTKHDVHVKVDMDNLTTLLKNLLLDSNEPQLSLPSGLGLWDGLLSLLLHTLSEHENDSGSSSLDPVMFLDLWKTIGTSLARTTPGTDFCSANGLHSFLSIALVVFTKDPYSCTPLLSERESKCVYTLVHLLATDCLHFCDEGNPGRLEVDLSHDSLSVLSCHLLCFPFALDLHSHTMSTILQLYDSCGIIASLLQVIQTLPPPLLELPLSLLSRLLLCDPERSVSRLGKAAGGFFAPPKNCQLTASKHQTLPSRTASSLLSDLLQLDVLWDSAVELLTLLSQVARCSPWPARLQLHLEESALHQALAHSNDQVRAATCRLLGNLYPFRPPTLHTLQPDIFKSMIDCLDDSCMAVRRMACRAVGNWLGYIAAGAGFKMGRFNGKGSDTTGQDKGKEQNKHTCSQSDGAGDFASIVEQGVDDKEWRRWIEEARRTAAMLAPLITDPDALTRQHCCAALGNLVNVDGAVSLVLKEDMSSLLLRAACMDSHNAVRQAAIATLCLYSEQDAIRQVLRSLDASKKLLQASQHAPPQCDYGQLISQL, via the exons ATGAACTCTTATCACGTTTTGGAGCTGGTTGGAGAGGGCTCCTTTGGTCGAGTTTACAAGGGAAGGAAAAGATTTACTGGCCAA GTGGTGGCTCTAAAGTTCATGCCAAAGGTGGGTCGTTCTGAAAAGGAGCTACGGAGTCTCAAAAGGGAGATTGAGATTATGAGGGGTCTTCAACATCCAAATATTGTCCAACTCTTTGACAGCTTTGAGACTGACACTGAG GTTGTGGTTGTAACTGAGTATGCAGAGGGTCAGTTGTTCCAGAttattgaggatgatgggaattTACCAGAGAGCCAG GTCCAAGAGATCGCCTGCCAGCTGGTCTCAGCTCTGTATTATTTACACTCCCATCGCATTCTTCACCGTGACATGAAACCACAAAATATTCTATTGGGAAAAAGTGGGGTGGTTAAACTGTGTGACTTTGG GTTTGCTCGGGCCATGAGCGTCTCCACCTTGGTGCTGACTTCTATCAAGGGAACACCACTGTACATGTCTCCTGAGCTGGTGGAGGAGAAGCCGTATGACCACACTGCTGATCTCTGGTCTCTGGGCTGCATCCTTTATGAACTCCACACGGGGGCCCCTCCGTTCTACACTAACTCCATCTTCCACCTGGTGCAGCTTATAGTGAGAGACCCAGTCAAATGGCCAGACACTATGAGCAACACCTGCACG AGTTTCCTAAAGGGTTTGTTGACCAAAGACCCTCAGAAGCGGTTGTCATGGCCTGACCTCCTGCACCATCCCTTTGTTGCTGATG TGGTGTCAGACACATGCGTTTACAGCCCTCTGACAGTCACACCCAGCCCAGACATGATGGCACTGAAACTTCAGCAAGTGGCGGCAAAGACGGTACAGACTCCTGGAGAGAGCAGATTATTGCGAAAAGTCAGGGAACAGACGGACAACggtaacagagtgaaaacagtAGGCAGCGACAATGGGAAA AAAAAGAAGGATGGAGTGGGAAATGAAAGGGCCAAGTCTGGGATGGCAGCAGCATCCCCTAGAGCCAAGCCCCCCTCCAGTGATGTCTCGGTTACCTCCGTTCACTCGGTCATGACAGCTGCCAATCAAAGCCTCAACCCAAAGAATCAAGCCTTTGTGAGATCAAAGCACAG GGGTCAGATCAGCAGGGACTATGAACAGGAATTCCCCTCTGTAGAGGTTGGGCCGCGACTAGTGCAGAGATGCAATGAGGACAGTCAGACAGCACTGCACGTGGAG GATTTTGACAGTGAGGATTACTGGGAGAAACTGGCCCAAGAATCTGATCCAAGCAGCCAGCAGAGAGAACTATTAAACTACAGTGCCATTATACCTCAACTTAAATTTAAGATTCTGGCATTTAAAGCTCAG CGAACAGGTGGCGTTGTTGAAGAAGTGTGGCGAATTCACCTACCTCTGAAGGTCTTACGCAACCTGGTTCTGTCCTCTGACCTCGAGAAGTCGTACCACATTGGTCATGAACTTGGGCTACCCCATGTCCTCTTTGACCTAGTCCATGATGCTGTAGAAAACTCAAACTTCATCGAG CAACCATGGAGTGTGCCAGCACTTGGAGAAATGATCGTTGTGCTCATGATCTACTGGGAGAAGCACCGTGACTGGGTGGAAGAAGAGCATAG ACTGGAAGAGTTCACCAAGCCTTTTATCACAATTCTCAGTCAACCCAACTTCATTCCTTTGGCA CCTCTGGCAGCCTCAGTTTTGTCTCTGTTGACAAAACACGATGTTCATGTCAAAGTTGATATGGACAATTTAACCACCTTGCTGAAAAACCTGCTTTTGGACTCAAATGAG CCCCAGCTGTCTCTTCCTTCTGGCCTTGGACTCTGGGATGGCCTCCTTTCTTTACTCCTGCACACGCTCTCTGAG caTGAAAATGACTCTGGATCTTCAAGTTTAGATCCAGTCATGTTTCTGGATCTATGGAAAACAATTGGCACTTCGCTAGCAAGGACAACACCAGGCACGGACTTCTGTTCAGCAAAtg GGCTGCATTCCTTTCTGTCTATTGCGCTGGTTGTCTTCACCAAGGATCCATACTCATGCACTCCTCTGTTGTCTGAGCGTGAATCAAAATGTGTATACACTCTTGTTCACCTGCTGGCCACTGACTG TCTTCATTTCTGTGATGAAGGCAATCCTGGGAGACTTGAGGTGGATCTGAGTCACGACAGCCTGTCTGTGTTAAGCTGCCACCTGTTGTGCTTTCCATTTGCTCTGGACCTGCATTCCCACACCATGTCCACGATTTTACAGTTGTATGACAGTTGTGGTATTATTGCAAGCCTCCTGCAG GTAATTCAAACTCTTCCTCCTCCGCTATTAGAGCTGCCTCTTTCCCTGCTCAGCCGTTTGCTCCTGTGTGACCCCGAGCGCTCTGTTTCTCGCCTCGGAAAAGCTGCTGGTGGTTTTTTTGCGCCACCCAAAAACTGCCAGCTCACTGCCTCCAAACACCAGACTCTGCCAAGTAGAACTGCCAGCTCTCTGCTCTCTGACTTGCTGCAGCTGGATGTGCTGTGGGATTCTGCCGTGGAGCTCTTAACTCTGTTGTCCCAAGTAGCGCGTTGTTCCCCTTGGCCCGCCCGACTTCAGCTTCACCTAGAAGAATCAGCGCTGCACCAGGCGCTGGCTCACTCTAATGACCAGGTCAGGGCTGCCACATGCAGACTTTTGGGAAATTTGTATCCATTCAGGCCTCCCACACTGCACACCCTGCAACctgacattttcaaaagcatgATAGACTGTCTTGATGATTCCTGCATGGCAGTCCGGCGGATGGCTTGTAGGGCAGTCGGGAACTGGTTGGGATATATTGCGGCAGGGGCAGGTTTTAAAATGGGTAGGTTCAATGGCAAGGGCAGTGACACTACAGGGCAGGACAAAGGGAAGgaacaaaataaacacacatgttCACAAAGTGATGGTGCAGGAGATTTTGCCTCTATAGTAGAACAGGGAGTGGACGATAAGGAGTGGCGCAGGTGGATAGAGGAAGCCAGGAGGACGGCGGCCATGCTGGCGCCTCTGATCACTGACCCTGATGCCCTAACACGTCAGCACTGTTGTGCAGCCCTGGGAAACCTAGTAAATGTTGATGGCGCTGTGTCCTTGGTGTTGAAGGAAGACATGTCCAGCTTACTTCTGAGAGCCGCATGCATGGATTCCCATAATGCAGTGAGGCAAGCTGCCATAGCAACCCTGTGCCTGTACAGCGAGCAGGACGCAATACGTCAG GTCCTGAGATCCCTCGATGCCAGCAAGAAACTTCTTCAGGCTTCACAACATGCACCTCCACAATGTGACTATGGTCAGCTCATCAGCCAGCTGTAA
- the atf5a gene encoding uncharacterized protein atf5a, which yields MMATSAPVWKTLHVCLADPLALSHPQANHSQSQGCRGEVSEESQHLIGDGLTDWMTEEVDFSSYLPNPPSPPSSTNASLPPSPLQNDIQVPSDLEVMTSLLQEELAQLEDYFLSEPLPEKGPRLGKCDRGPLPAGPQPFSQLPYASYSTSNQSESSPLLVTLATGELDLLSICGGPIGRSKIPRHAPYSCSRPTGCVRKRLPDGVRFSEGYDNSLLSSKGSNLGNSAVTLTGNYDCVEDEQLVEKSYSLGSAVEVRRCAVLPKDEKNCCFSQNVIGGAKVVGGGFGFGASLDVPHKKEDLLMYSMREVSGGTSNNQVLNSIKSSVEVTKATVSWKTESSEGFYLPATPQPEAYHSFLGNINEQLKSESQHHSNNQIGQHDLHCNFLEDQGPECLLMARESLNSESSGHRQACRLKEHCAMKYEEDLIPAEGGERKQKKRDQNKTAAHRYRQRKRAELDSLEEQLHGLEGRNRELRDKAESVEREIQYVKDLLIEVYKARSQRLKQDTTA from the exons ATGATGGCAACATCAGCTCCTGTTTGGAAGACTCTTCATGTCTGCCTGGCAGAccccctcgctctctctcaccCACAGGCTAaccacagccaatcacaggggTGCAGGGGGGAGGTGTCAGAGGAGAGTCAGCATTTAATTG GTGATGGTCTCACTGACTGGATGACGGAAGAAGTGGATTTCTCCTCGTACCTCCCGAACCCTccttcccctccctcctccaccaATGCCTCCCTTCCCCCTTCACCCCTTCAGAATGATATCCAGGTGCCCTCTGACTTGGAGGTCATGACCTCTCTGCTGCAAGAGGAACTTGCCCAACTAGAGGATTACTTTCTGTCTGAACCACTGCCAGAGAAAGGGCCCAGGCTGGGAAAATGCGACAGGGGTCCACTGCCGGCGGGTCCTCAGCCATTTAGTCAGCTGCCATACGCATCATACTCTACATCCAACCAGTCAGAATCCAGTCCACTCCTTGTTACCCTGGCAACCGGAGAACTGGACCTGCTGAGTATTTGTGGCGGTCCCATTGGGCGATCCAAAATTCCAAGACACGCCCCGTACAGCTGCAGTCGCCCCACTGGGTGCGTTAGGAAAAGACTTCCTGATGGTGTGAGGTTCAGTGAAGGCTATGACAACAGTTTGTTGAGTTCCAAAGGAAGTAACTTAGGTAACTCAGCGGTGACCCTTACAGGTAACTATGACTGCGTAGAGGACGAGCAGCTGGTAGAGAAAAGCTACTCTCTGGGTAGTGCAGTCGAGGTCAGAAGATGTGCCGTTTTACCAAAAGACGAGAAAAATTGCTGTTTCAGTCAAAATGTCATAGGTGGTGCAAAGGTTGTTGGTGGTGGATTTGGCTTCGGCGCATCTCTTGATGTCCCGCACAAGAAAGAGGATCTGCTGATGTATAGCATGAGGGAGGTCAGCGGAGGCACTAGTAACAACCAAGTGCTGAATAGTATCAAAAGTAGTGTGGAGGTGACAAAAGCCACCGTTTCTTGGAAAACAGAGAGCAGTGAAGGTTTTTATCTTCCAGCAACACCACAGCCTGAGGCCTATCATAGCTTCTTAGGCAACATCAACGAACAGCTGAAATCAGAGAGTCAACATCATTCCAACAATCAGATAGGGCAACATGATTTACACTGTAATTTCCTGGAGGATCAGGGCCCAGAGTGTCTTTTAATGGCTAGGGAGAGTCTGAACTCGGAATCTTCAGGGCACAGACAAGCATGCAGGCTGAAGGAGCACTGTGCTATGAAATACGAAGAGGACCTCATTCCGGCTGAAGGTGGCGAGCGCAAACAGAAGAAAAGAGATCAGAACAAAACTGCCGCACACAG GTATCGGCAGCGAAAAAGGGCAGAGCTAGATTCTTTGGAGGAACAGTTGCATGGCCTTGAAGGGAGGAACCGGGAGCTCCGAGACAAGGCAGAGTCGGTAGAACGTGAAATCCAGTATGTCAAAGACCTGCTGATTGAAGTTTACAAGGCCCGCAGCCAAAGGCTCAAGCAGGACACCACAGCGTAA